The following coding sequences lie in one Daphnia pulex isolate KAP4 chromosome 1, ASM2113471v1 genomic window:
- the LOC124192738 gene encoding ion transport peptide-like, whose amino-acid sequence MAFQLLNKSAKTRLVVLLIMASLILAEQPPGISIFPHPLSKHSFTEISKCEGVYDMNIYAQFNQICLNCYNLYRQPEIYRGCRKDCFTSEYFGGCLAVLQITDKKDKILEDLSIIHRQMESPKERIIIENPDCIMLRVTVSLQALGFHVVYRVNQVISQYYRVVNVFPGQVWCCILIVSQSQIYYKCYFHCAAY is encoded by the exons ATGGCTTTTCAACTTCTTAACAAATCGGCTAAAACTAGGCTGGTAGTTTTACTAATCATGGCATCTTTAATTTTGGCGGAGCAACCACCcggaatttcaatttttccgcATCCACTTTCTAAGCACTCGTTTACTGAAATTAGTAAATGTGAAGGTGTTTATGACATGAATATTTATGCccaatttaatcaaatatgtTTGAACTGCTACAACCTTTATCGACAACCGGAAATTTATCGCGGGTGCCG AAAGGATTGCTTTACTTCCGAATATTTTGGAGGTTGCTTGGCTGTTCTACAAATAACtgataaaaaagacaaaatcttGGAAGATTTATCCATTATTCACCGACAAATGGAATCACCCAAGGAAA GAATCATAATTGAAAACCCAGACTGCATTATGCTTAGAGTTACAGTTAGCTTACAGGCACTAGGATTCCATGTAGTTTACCGTGTAAACCAAGTGATTTCTCAGTATTACCGTGTCGTTAACGTTTTCCCCGGGCAAGTTTGGTGTTGTATTCTGATTGTATCACAGAGTCAAATATATTACAAATGCTATTTCCATTGTGCAGCATactaa